In one Lolium rigidum isolate FL_2022 chromosome 3, APGP_CSIRO_Lrig_0.1, whole genome shotgun sequence genomic region, the following are encoded:
- the LOC124704221 gene encoding CBS domain-containing protein CBSX3, mitochondrial-like, translated as MQRAIQAIGSHGSVLKSAVLKHISVAKPAMLPAVFLRFMSVSSAQIEESGFECGTIADILKSKGKSADGSWLWCTTDDSVYDAVKSMTQHNVGALVVVKPGQDKSIAGIVTERDYLRKIIVQGRSSKSTKVGDIMTEENKLITAKPDTSVLQAMQLMTEKRIRHIPVIDGTGMVGMVSIGDIVRAVVNEHKEELNRLNAYIQGGY; from the exons GGATCACATGGCAGTGTGCTTAAATCTGCTGTTCTGAAACACATCAGTGTTGCAAAGCCTGCTATGCTGCCTGCTGTGTTTCTGCGCTTCATGTCAGTGTCATCTGCTCAAATAGAGGAGAGTGGATTTGAGTGCGGCACTATTGCTGATATTCTGAAGTCTAAAGGGAAGAGTGCTGATGGATCGTGGCTCTGGTGCACCACGGACGATTCTGTCTATGATGCTGTCAAATCG ATGACTCAACACAATGTGGGAGCTTTGGTGGTGGTTAAACCTGGACAAGATAAATCAATTGCTGGCATCGTCACTGAGAGAG ATTATCTCCGGAAAATCATTGTGCAGGGTCGATCCTCCAAGTCAACGAAGGTTGGAGATATCATGACTGAAGAG AACAAGCTGATCACGGCGAAACCTGACACTAGCGTGCTACAAGCAATGCAGCTGATGACAG AAAAACGTATTAGGCACATCCCAGTGATCGACGGCACTGGCATGGTGGGGATGGTCTCCATCGGTGACATCGTCCGCGCGGTGGTCAACGAGCACAAGGAGGAGCTGAACCGGCTCAACGCCTACATCCAGGGAGGATACTAG